One stretch of Candidatus Angelobacter sp. DNA includes these proteins:
- a CDS encoding DMT family transporter — protein MLPAFLATILFSLSVVFANRTTRVLGGIPANLYRLCLSTILLAIWAHAFGKGLAGGAFPVFFLSGCVGFGFGDLALYQALPRLGPRLTILMVHCLAAPFATLVEWLWMGTTLSPAQLVSSAVILTGVALALAPGEHLHIPRNVLVAGIVLGLIAAIGQGGGAVVSRKAYAVARAGGQDIDGLTAAYQRILGGLVFALPPSLWILWKKRQNNRAAGNAAEFSRAKFKSVPIWLWVVLNSLAGPTVGVGCYQWALGVAPSGVVLAIVATTPLVVIPFAHLMDGERSGPRSVAGGVVAVAGAISLALAR, from the coding sequence ATGCTTCCCGCGTTTCTCGCGACAATTCTCTTTTCCCTGTCGGTCGTGTTTGCGAATCGCACAACGCGCGTCCTCGGTGGCATTCCGGCCAACCTTTACCGGCTCTGTCTTTCAACGATCCTCCTGGCGATCTGGGCGCACGCGTTCGGAAAGGGACTCGCCGGCGGCGCCTTTCCGGTCTTTTTTCTGAGCGGCTGCGTCGGTTTCGGTTTCGGTGATCTCGCGCTTTATCAGGCGCTGCCGCGTCTCGGCCCGCGCCTGACCATTCTGATGGTTCACTGCCTGGCTGCGCCGTTCGCGACGCTCGTGGAGTGGCTCTGGATGGGCACCACTCTCTCGCCCGCGCAGCTCGTTTCTTCGGCCGTGATCTTGACGGGAGTCGCCCTTGCGCTCGCGCCGGGTGAACACCTGCACATTCCGCGCAACGTCCTGGTCGCCGGCATTGTTTTGGGATTGATCGCGGCCATTGGCCAGGGCGGCGGCGCGGTGGTGAGCCGCAAAGCCTACGCCGTCGCGAGGGCGGGTGGACAAGATATCGATGGCCTCACCGCGGCGTACCAACGAATCCTCGGGGGCCTCGTGTTCGCCCTGCCGCCGTCGCTGTGGATCCTGTGGAAGAAGCGCCAAAACAATCGCGCCGCCGGCAATGCCGCCGAATTCTCGAGGGCAAAATTCAAATCGGTTCCGATCTGGCTGTGGGTGGTGTTGAATAGTCTTGCCGGACCAACGGTTGGCGTGGGCTGTTACCAGTGGGCACTGGGCGTTGCGCCCAGCGGCGTGGTGCTGGCCATCGTCGCCACGACGCCGCTGGTGGTCATTCCTTTTGCGCACCTGATGGACGGCGAGCGGTCGGGTCCGCGCTCGGTGGCCGGCGGTGTCGTTGCCGTCGCGGGGGCGATCAGTCTGGCTCTGGCGCGTTAG